A part of Chloroflexota bacterium genomic DNA contains:
- a CDS encoding ABC-F family ATP-binding cassette domain-containing protein, whose product MIRIRLDKVTFSYPAKPIFREASCELQEGCYGVIGPNGSGKTTLLKLILGELKPDSGFLLRDKGLTVAYMAQDLDLDPALTAYEAAREGAHQVLALEEELAALEKQFADPVVYGSEKRLAKLIDRQEALLARFAELGGPGLEGRIRTLLASIGFEAHELELPVANLSGGQKKLLGLAKIIIGRPDILLLDEPDNHLDLDGKAMLQRLIEDFSGTVVIVSHDRYFLDMVVDAILEVDLGRIAQFPGNYSEYMFDKQIRLAKQAERFQAQQKEISRLEQAAKRLLMWGKVYDNVKFSNRGKAILKRLDKMDRIEKPILERDQMEISLGGWRGSEKVLEVSELSKGFPSPESTHQAVLEAINLLLRYGDRVGMIGPNGVGKSLLVRIILGQEQPDSGEVVLGPSIKAGYYAQEFETLDPKLSLLETICKAGNFSESRGIAFLKKYLFDYDQRDTAVGSLSGGERARLQIALITLTGSNFLLLDEPTNHLDIPSCEVLEDALLAFDGTILAISHDRYFLDRIANRIVALQGDGVEEYFGNYSDYESYRRHAGE is encoded by the coding sequence ATGATTCGAATTCGTCTTGATAAAGTGACTTTTTCTTATCCCGCCAAGCCGATCTTCCGGGAAGCGTCCTGCGAGCTTCAGGAAGGCTGTTATGGCGTGATCGGCCCGAATGGCAGCGGCAAAACGACCTTGTTGAAGCTGATCCTGGGCGAATTAAAACCGGATTCGGGTTTTCTCCTGCGGGATAAGGGTCTGACGGTGGCCTACATGGCTCAGGATCTTGACCTTGACCCGGCCCTGACGGCTTATGAGGCGGCGCGGGAGGGGGCGCATCAGGTATTGGCGCTTGAAGAGGAACTGGCCGCGCTGGAAAAACAGTTTGCTGATCCGGTAGTCTATGGCAGTGAGAAACGCCTGGCAAAGTTAATTGACCGGCAGGAAGCTCTCCTGGCACGTTTCGCTGAACTGGGCGGCCCAGGTTTGGAAGGTCGGATTCGCACGCTGCTGGCTTCGATTGGTTTTGAAGCGCATGAATTGGAACTGCCGGTTGCCAACTTGAGCGGCGGGCAGAAGAAGCTCCTCGGGTTGGCCAAGATCATCATCGGGCGGCCGGATATCCTCCTGCTGGATGAGCCGGATAACCACCTGGACCTGGATGGTAAGGCGATGCTCCAGCGGCTGATCGAGGACTTCTCCGGGACGGTTGTGATCGTTTCGCATGACAGATACTTCCTCGATATGGTCGTTGATGCCATTCTCGAGGTTGATTTGGGGAGAATCGCGCAGTTCCCGGGAAATTATTCGGAATATATGTTTGATAAGCAAATCCGGCTAGCCAAACAGGCGGAGCGCTTCCAGGCCCAACAAAAGGAAATCTCCCGGCTGGAACAGGCGGCCAAGCGGCTCCTGATGTGGGGCAAGGTCTATGACAATGTCAAATTCTCCAACCGGGGAAAGGCGATTCTCAAACGGCTGGATAAGATGGACCGGATTGAGAAGCCAATTTTGGAACGAGACCAGATGGAGATCAGCCTGGGTGGCTGGCGCGGCAGTGAGAAGGTGCTGGAAGTTAGCGAGTTGAGCAAGGGCTTCCCATCACCCGAAAGTACTCACCAGGCTGTGCTGGAGGCTATCAACCTTTTGCTGCGCTATGGTGACCGGGTGGGGATGATCGGCCCGAATGGGGTGGGGAAATCGCTGCTGGTCAGGATCATTCTCGGCCAGGAGCAACCCGATTCCGGTGAAGTTGTTTTGGGGCCCAGTATCAAGGCGGGTTATTACGCCCAGGAATTCGAAACTCTTGACCCCAAGCTCAGCCTGCTGGAAACCATCTGCAAAGCCGGCAATTTTTCAGAATCGCGCGGGATTGCGTTCTTGAAGAAATATCTCTTTGACTATGACCAGCGGGACACAGCAGTGGGCTCGCTATCGGGTGGGGAACGGGCCAGGTTGCAGATTGCCCTGATCACCCTGACCGGGTCAAACTTCCTGCTGTTGGATGAGCCGACCAATCACCTGGATATCCCCTCTTGTGAGGTGCTGGAAGATGCTTTATTAGCTTTTGACGGCACGATTTTAGCCATCTCACATGACCGCTACTTTTTGGATCGGATTGCCAACCGAATTGTGGCCTTGCAGGGGGATGGCGTGGAAGAATATTTTGGAAATTATTCGGACTACGAATCTTATCGCCGGCACGCGGGAGAATAG
- a CDS encoding ABC transporter permease: protein MNFFLNLKEAMQSLSSNKMRSLLTILGIVIGVASVIALLSIGQSAGDSITGEIESIGTNVIYILKGNDEEDVTNPEDLTLRDAEALASSSRTSKIAYVAPVVSGASEISYSDVGVESSISGITPDYQFVQNITMAEGEFITESQVEGRSAVVVLGPQIAETLIGRSSGVVGQTVRIGGYPYRVVGVTEAKGGSAFNNPDNNIYIPISTAQTRLPRSGSSNSVQYILISVAQAEDADAAIDQITTVLRSTHRIPPRSPNDFTILNQQDFLAVAASITNVLTIFLGGIGAISLLVGGIGIMNIMLVSVTERTREIGLRKALGARKIDILTQFLTESVLLSMIGGLLGIALGWGISLVVSQIAVQSGTILDINVTLNSILLATLFSAAVGIFFGYYPANRAASLAPVEALRYE from the coding sequence ATGAATTTCTTCCTCAACCTCAAAGAGGCCATGCAAAGCCTCAGCTCCAATAAAATGCGTTCCCTGCTGACCATACTGGGCATCGTAATCGGTGTCGCATCCGTGATCGCCCTGCTGTCAATCGGCCAGAGCGCCGGGGATTCGATCACTGGTGAGATTGAAAGCATTGGCACCAACGTCATCTACATCCTCAAAGGCAACGACGAAGAGGACGTGACCAATCCTGAAGACCTGACCCTGCGGGACGCAGAAGCGCTGGCGAGTTCTTCTCGGACATCCAAGATCGCTTACGTTGCACCAGTGGTCTCCGGCGCCAGTGAGATCTCCTACAGCGATGTGGGTGTTGAGTCTTCCATCTCCGGCATCACCCCGGACTATCAATTCGTCCAGAACATCACCATGGCGGAGGGTGAATTTATCACCGAATCCCAGGTTGAAGGCCGCAGCGCGGTCGTGGTTCTGGGACCACAAATTGCGGAAACCCTGATCGGTCGCAGCAGTGGCGTGGTCGGGCAAACCGTGCGAATCGGCGGCTACCCATACCGGGTGGTAGGCGTGACCGAGGCCAAAGGTGGCAGCGCTTTTAATAATCCGGATAACAATATCTATATCCCCATTTCCACCGCCCAAACCCGGCTCCCCCGCAGCGGTTCATCCAACTCAGTGCAATATATCCTGATCTCGGTGGCTCAGGCAGAAGATGCCGACGCAGCCATTGACCAGATCACAACGGTGCTGCGTTCCACCCATCGGATCCCACCTCGTAGTCCAAACGATTTCACCATCCTGAACCAGCAGGACTTTCTGGCCGTGGCAGCGTCAATCACCAACGTCCTGACAATCTTCCTGGGTGGGATCGGTGCAATCTCCCTCCTGGTGGGCGGCATTGGAATCATGAACATCATGCTGGTCTCCGTCACCGAACGCACCCGTGAAATCGGGCTACGCAAAGCGCTGGGAGCTCGCAAGATCGATATCCTGACTCAATTCCTGACCGAATCGGTGCTGCTGAGTATGATCGGCGGCCTTTTAGGGATTGCCCTGGGCTGGGGAATCTCCCTGGTTGTCAGCCAGATCGCCGTTCAATCCGGCACAATTCTGGATATCAACGTTACTCTAAATTCCATTCTGCTGGCCACCCTCTTCTCGGCGGCGGTGGGCATCTTCTTTGGCTATTACCCCGCCAACAGGGCGGCTTCCCTGGCCCCGGTGGAGGCCCTGCGCTACGAATAA
- a CDS encoding ABC transporter ATP-binding protein, which yields MTKQDEVIRVEDLTKVYQMGEIEVHALRGVSFSVQRGEVLAIMGPSGSGKSTLMNMIGCLDNPTDGNYFLEGELVSTLKDDQLALVRNQKIGFVFQKFNLLARATALANVELPLRYAGITTERSELAREALEAVGLGDRITHQPNELSGGQQQRVAIARALVNNPAIILADEPTGNLDSTSGDEIKKLLLDLNQNKGTTLIIVTHDPEVAQIAQRVIHLRDGLIEKEEVLA from the coding sequence CCGAGTCGAAGATCTGACCAAGGTCTACCAGATGGGCGAAATCGAAGTCCATGCCCTGCGGGGCGTGAGCTTCTCCGTTCAGCGCGGTGAAGTGCTCGCCATCATGGGTCCCTCCGGTTCGGGAAAATCCACGTTGATGAACATGATCGGCTGCTTGGATAATCCCACAGACGGAAACTATTTCCTGGAAGGCGAGCTGGTCTCCACTCTGAAGGATGACCAGTTGGCCCTGGTCCGCAATCAGAAGATCGGTTTCGTTTTCCAAAAGTTCAATCTGCTTGCCCGGGCCACCGCTCTGGCGAATGTAGAACTTCCCCTGCGCTATGCCGGCATCACCACTGAACGCTCCGAACTGGCCCGAGAAGCGCTTGAAGCCGTGGGACTGGGCGACCGAATCACCCACCAACCCAACGAGCTTTCCGGCGGCCAGCAGCAGCGCGTGGCAATTGCCCGGGCACTGGTCAACAACCCGGCCATCATCCTGGCGGACGAACCCACCGGCAACCTGGATTCCACCTCTGGCGACGAGATTAAAAAGCTCCTGCTGGATTTGAACCAAAACAAAGGGACAACCCTGATAATCGTGACTCACGATCCGGAAGTCGCCCAAATCGCCCAACGGGTGATCCACCTGCGAGACGGCCTGATTGAAAAAGAGGAGGTTCTGGCATGA